A region from the Chelmon rostratus isolate fCheRos1 chromosome 6, fCheRos1.pri, whole genome shotgun sequence genome encodes:
- the plekha5 gene encoding pleckstrin homology domain-containing family A member 5 isoform X5 encodes MRTYYFCTDTAKEMESWMKVMTDAALVHAEPVKRLERLKVEQCGPQEINHVANHKPPLTQPEIQNNERNREVDRERTAAVPSTTAEEERKQRDAERYGFQKDGAERERPLTKINSIKLQPAQAAAIKANITSPQTPTELDGSHRSPQVNGSGQQCPTDGTGAPPQRSPTHEPDRTLSRTSSMQQLEQWVRTQRGRNQDDDTRSITSYQTLPRNMPSHRVPYMPHYGDGYCSMPRNSMAQRDSICSMSPSLYDQALGPSPADKRRSMRDDTMWQLFEWQQRQAYSRQPGLYSNMASPKTMINLSEHAAPSHSIPPSPSHGSISMYGGYSPMRSYNMNSARPEVSSPIYRRDLSIDRRHRPQLNKYAYPPDRRSMPAGIPVQTITAQSLQGKTLSPEDYREHTYTNMPEEVDIDTKLSRLCEQDKVVRTQEEKLQQLYREKHTLETALLSASQEIEMGSDNPAAMQSVIQQRDLLQSGLLSTCRELSRVTTELECSWRDYDKLEGDVTLAKNNLLEQLEALGSPQTEPPSQQHVRIQKELWRIQDVMEALTKHKAQRNDGVNSFGPMGFNKHRNEGPDYRLYKSEPELTTVTEVDESNGEDRSEHPSEHSGNKGMSYPVGIVPPRTKSPVPESSSIASYVTLRKGKKPDPRTDRPRSAVEQQLCAAESSRPRMSVEEQLERIRRHQQGALREKKKGLSIRGSSQENTPSRSHSFTKENHFRTMQSQMRRRDEGISSDIQELEASLRQQEVVREQETPAEEIARLKEASHADHLNMDRELSVPDKVLIPERYVESDPEEALSPEQEADKQRKVDRIKALIAKNSMQNAVPSMALNPEEETEEEVTVQEKEKMINISYELAAEASKRSKLVAVKSLSPSSPPLPQSPNTPPQLTDGSHFMCV; translated from the exons gttGGAGAGGCTAAAAGTGGAGCAGTGTGGACCGCAAGAGATCAATCATGTGGCCAACCATAAGCCGCCACTCACACAGCCTGAAATCCAGAACAATGAACGCAACCGTGAGGTGGACCGTGAGCGCACTGCAGCAGTCCCGTCCACCACAGCggaagaagagagaaagcagcGAGATGCCGAGCGTTACGGCTTCCAGAAGGATGGGGCGGAGCGCGAGCGTCCACTCACCAAGATCAACAGTATTAAACTGCAGCCAGCCCAGGCAGCGGCCATCAAGGCTAACATCACCTCGCCGCAGACTCCGACAGAACTGGACGGCTCACACCGCAGTCCCCAGGTCAATGGATCTGGTCAGCAGTGTCCAACTGACGGGACTGGAGCCCCTCCTCAGCGAAGTCCCACCCATGAGCCAGACCGCACCTTGAGCAGGACCAGCTCTATGCAGCAACTGGAGCAGTGGGTCCGCACTCAAAGAGGACGCAACCAGGACGATGACACTaggag CATCACGTCATACCAGACGCTGCCTAGAAACATGCCAAGCCATCGGGTACCATATATGCCTCATTATGGGGATGGCTACTGCAGTATGCCCAGGAATAGCATGGCACAGCGGGACAGCATCTGCAGCATGTCGCCGTCCTTGTACGACCAGGCCCTGGGTCCCTCACCAGCAGACAAGCGCCGCTCTATGCGCGATGACACCATGTGGCAGTTGTTTGAGTGGCAGCAAAGGCAAGCCTACAGCCGGCAGCCGGGGCTCTACAGCAATATGGCCAGTCCCAAAACCATGATCAACCTGTCCGAGCATGCTGCACCAAGCCACTCCATCCCCCCCTCGCCTTCCCACGGCTCCATTTCCATGTATGGTGGCTACTCCCCAATGCGATCCTACAACATGAACAGTGCTCGTCCAGAGGTGTCCTCTCCCATCTACAGGAGAGATTTGAGCATTGACAGACGGCACAGGCCACAACTCAACAAG TATGCCTACCCACCTGATAGGAGGTCCATGCCTGCAGGAATCCCAGTCCAGACTATCACTGCCCAGTCTCTGCAAGGCAAAACA CTGAGTCCAGAAGACTACAGGGAACACACCTACACAAATATGCCAGAAGAGGTGGACATTGAT acCAAACTTAGCCGGTTGTGTGAGCAGGATAAAGTGGTGAGGACACAGGAGGAAAAGCTTCAGCAGCTGTACAGAGAGAAG CACACCCTGGAGACAGCGCTGCTGTCTGCCAGCCAGGAGATAGAGATGGGCTCTGATAACCCCGCCGCCATGCAGAGTGTCATCCAGCAGAGAGACTTGCTGCAGAGCGGCCTGCTCAGCACCTGCAGAGAGCTCTCCAGAGTCACCACT GAGCTGGAGTGCTCGTGGCGGGACTACGACAAGCTGGAAGGAGATGTGACTCTGGCTAAGAACAACCTGCTGGAGCAGCTTGAAGCACTGGGAAGCCCTCAG ACGGAGCCTCCCAGCCAGCAGCACGTCCGCATCCAGAAAGAGCTTTGGAGGATTCAGGATGTGATGGAGGCCCTCACTAAACATAAAGCTCAGAGAAATGATGGTGTGAACTCCTTCGGGCCTATGGGCTTCAACAAGCACAGAAATGAG GGCCCAGACTACAGGCTGTATAAGAGTGAACCAGAGCTCACCACAGTGACCGAAGTGGATGAGAGCAATGGAGAGGACAGATCTGAACACCCATCTGAACATTCTGGAAACAAAG GGATGTCCTACCCAGTTGGCATTGTCCCACCCAGGACCAAATCCCCTGTGCCTGAGTCTTCTTCCATAGCTTCATATGTTACCTTAAGGAAGGGCAAGAAGCCTGACCCCAGGACG GACCGTCCACGCAGCgcagtggagcagcagctgtgtgccGCGGAGAGCAGCCGGCCCAGGATGAgcgtggaggagcagctggagaggatCCGCCGCCACCAGCAGGGTGCCCtcagggagaagaagaaaggccTCAGCATCCGGGGTAGCAGCCAAGAGAACACTCCCTCTCGCAGTCACTCGTTTACTAAAGAAAACCATTTTCGCACCATGCAG TCCCAGATGAGGCGCAGAGATGAGGGGATCAGCAGCGACATTCAGGAGCTAGAGGCCTCACTCAGGCAGCAGGAGGTGGTGAGAGAACAGGAGACGCCCGCAGAGGAGATTGCCCGTCTCAAAGAAGCCTCCCATGCTGACCACTTAAATATGGACCGAGAA cTGTCTGTGCCTGACAAAGTACTGATACCTGAGCGTTATGTGGAGTCAGACCCCGAGGAGGCTCTGAGCCCTGAGCAGGAGGCTGATAAACAAAGGAAAGTTGATCGCATCAAAGCCCTCATAGCCAAAAACAG CATGCAGAATGCGGTGCCTAGTATGGCTCTAAACCCAGAGGAGGAGACTGAAGAGGAGGTTACCgtgcaggagaaagagaagatgaTTAATATCTCCTACGAGCTGGCAGCAGAGGCCTCCAAACGCAGCAAGCTGGTAGCAG TGAAAAGCCTGTCGCCCTCTTCCCCGCCCCTTCCACAGTCTCCTAACACACCCCCTCAGCTCACTGATGGGTCTCACTTCATGTGTGTGTAG